The Sulfitobacter guttiformis genome contains a region encoding:
- the thrS gene encoding threonine--tRNA ligase, which produces MVQIALTLPDGNARHYTAGITAHEVATDISTSLGKKAISATVNGQHYDLAWPIEADASIAIHTMADEVQANELVRHDLAHIMARAVQEIWPDTKVTIGPVIKDGWYYDFDRKESFTPEDLGLIEKKMKEIINAREAVRTEVWDRPRAIAHYEALGEPYKVELIESIPGDEPLRMYWHGDWQDLCRGPHLQHTGQVPGDSFKLMSIAGAYWRGDSSRPMLQRIYGVAFTGKEKLKAHLNMLEEAAKRDHRKLGREMDLYHMQEEAPGQIFWHPNGWLIYTQLQDYMRRKQRADGYVEVNTPQVVNRKLWEDSGHWENYQDHMFIVEVDEDHAREKTVNALKPMNCPCHVQIFNTGMKSYRDLPLRMAEFGSCNRYEPSGALHGIMRVRGFTQDDGHIFCTEDQIVDETAKFITFLASVYADLGFNDWTIKLSTRPEKRIGSDESWDRVEKALGDACNAAGHEFELLPGEGAFYGPKLEFTLTDAIGREWQCGTLQVDPNLPERLEASYVGTDGAKHRPVMLHRATLGSFERFIGILIEEHAGKLPFWLAPRQVVVASITSDADAYVADVVAELRAAGVRAEADTRNEKINYKVREHSVGKVPVILAVGNREVEERTVSVRRLGEKQTSVQALVDVTAALKLEATAPDLL; this is translated from the coding sequence ATGGTCCAGATCGCACTCACCCTACCCGACGGCAATGCACGCCACTATACCGCAGGTATTACTGCGCATGAGGTCGCAACCGACATTTCCACCTCGCTGGGCAAGAAAGCTATTAGTGCCACCGTCAACGGCCAGCATTATGACCTCGCCTGGCCCATTGAGGCGGATGCAAGCATTGCCATCCACACCATGGCAGACGAAGTGCAGGCCAACGAGCTGGTGCGCCACGACCTTGCGCACATCATGGCGCGTGCCGTTCAAGAAATCTGGCCCGATACAAAGGTCACCATCGGTCCGGTAATCAAGGACGGCTGGTACTATGACTTTGACCGCAAAGAGAGCTTCACACCAGAAGACCTCGGCCTGATCGAAAAGAAGATGAAAGAGATCATCAACGCCCGCGAGGCGGTGCGCACCGAGGTTTGGGACCGCCCACGTGCGATCGCCCATTACGAGGCATTGGGCGAGCCCTATAAAGTCGAGCTGATCGAGAGCATCCCCGGCGACGAGCCGCTTCGCATGTATTGGCATGGCGACTGGCAGGACCTCTGCCGTGGTCCACATTTGCAACACACCGGACAGGTACCCGGCGACAGCTTTAAGCTGATGTCCATCGCTGGGGCCTACTGGCGCGGAGACAGCAGCCGTCCGATGCTACAGCGTATTTACGGCGTGGCCTTCACCGGTAAGGAAAAGCTCAAGGCGCATCTTAACATGCTGGAGGAAGCAGCCAAGCGCGATCACCGCAAACTTGGCCGCGAGATGGACCTGTACCACATGCAGGAAGAGGCCCCCGGCCAGATCTTCTGGCACCCGAACGGCTGGCTGATCTATACGCAACTTCAGGATTACATGCGCCGCAAACAGCGCGCCGATGGCTATGTCGAGGTAAACACGCCTCAGGTCGTCAACCGCAAGCTTTGGGAAGATTCGGGACATTGGGAGAACTATCAGGACCACATGTTCATCGTCGAAGTAGACGAAGATCACGCGCGCGAGAAAACTGTTAACGCGCTCAAGCCGATGAACTGTCCCTGCCACGTCCAGATTTTCAACACTGGTATGAAGTCGTATCGCGATCTGCCCCTGCGCATGGCCGAGTTCGGATCGTGCAACCGCTATGAGCCGTCGGGCGCGCTGCATGGGATCATGCGTGTGCGCGGTTTTACGCAAGATGACGGACATATCTTTTGCACCGAAGACCAGATTGTGGATGAGACAGCAAAATTCATTACTTTCCTCGCGTCTGTTTATGCGGACCTCGGGTTCAACGACTGGACCATCAAACTGTCCACGCGCCCCGAAAAGCGGATCGGCAGTGACGAAAGCTGGGACCGTGTCGAGAAGGCGCTGGGCGATGCGTGTAATGCTGCCGGTCACGAGTTTGAGCTACTGCCCGGCGAAGGCGCATTTTATGGCCCGAAACTCGAATTCACACTGACGGATGCTATTGGTCGCGAATGGCAGTGCGGTACATTGCAAGTTGATCCAAACCTGCCCGAGCGGTTGGAGGCCTCTTATGTCGGTACAGACGGGGCAAAGCACCGTCCTGTCATGTTGCACCGTGCCACCCTCGGCAGTTTTGAACGTTTCATCGGTATCCTGATCGAGGAACATGCAGGCAAACTACCGTTCTGGCTGGCGCCGCGTCAGGTCGTTGTTGCGTCTATTACCTCGGATGCCGATGCTTATGTGGCCGATGTAGTGGCCGAATTGCGTGCGGCTGGTGTGCGGGCAGAGGCCGACACCCGCAACGAAAAGATCAACTATAAGGTGCGCGAGCATTCCGTTGGCAAGGTTCCTGTCATCCTCGCCGTGGGCAACCGGGAGGTAGAGGAGCGGACCGTTTCCGTCCGCCGCTTGGGCGAAAAGCAGACTTCCGTGCAAGCGCTGGTCGATGTTACAGCAGCCTTGAAACTCGAAGCAACCGCACCCGATCTGTTGTAA
- a CDS encoding BufA1 family periplasmic bufferin-type metallophore — MSTTLKTLAIAGVIAASVSGVATTAEAASKEKCYGVSLAGANDCKAGPGTTCAGSSVTDYQGNAWTLVDAGTCTTIELPAMADGSARAGSLEPQDRDLPA; from the coding sequence ATGTCCACAACACTCAAAACCCTCGCTATCGCTGGCGTTATCGCTGCATCAGTGTCCGGCGTTGCCACCACAGCCGAAGCCGCGTCGAAAGAGAAATGCTATGGCGTGTCCCTCGCAGGCGCAAATGACTGCAAAGCGGGCCCCGGCACCACATGCGCAGGTTCTTCGGTGACTGATTATCAGGGCAATGCCTGGACGCTGGTCGATGCAGGCACTTGCACCACCATCGAGCTGCCCGCGATGGCTGACGGTTCCGCGCGCGCAGGCTCACTTGAGCCACAAGACCGCGATTTACCAGCATAG
- the bufB gene encoding MNIO family bufferin maturase: MYDQSSPSEGLPNGVGVGYKPQHFSDLLSDPGPVEWIEVHAENYMGDGGRPHAQLSALSERFALSVHGVGLSIGGDQPLDLEHLARLRKLIDRTSPARFSEHLAWSTHGAEYLNDLLPLPYTPATLARVASHITQVQETLGRQMLLENPSSYLSFAESTLPEAEFLGALVHKTGCGLLLDVNNVFISATNLGLSPHAYIDAYPLDAVGEIHVGGHEQDYDGHGAPLLIDSHGAPVVDAVWSLLDYTLERSGPRPVLVEWDSDVPEWPVLRDEAARAATLLSSLQTD; encoded by the coding sequence ATGTATGACCAATCCTCCCCTTCCGAGGGCCTGCCCAACGGTGTTGGCGTCGGATACAAACCCCAACATTTTAGTGATTTGTTGTCTGATCCAGGTCCTGTGGAATGGATCGAAGTTCACGCCGAAAACTATATGGGCGATGGTGGACGACCTCACGCCCAGCTGAGTGCCCTGTCCGAGCGGTTTGCCCTGTCTGTCCATGGCGTGGGACTGTCAATCGGGGGGGATCAACCGCTTGACCTTGAACATCTGGCCCGTCTGCGCAAGCTGATCGACCGCACTTCCCCCGCGCGCTTTTCCGAGCACCTTGCTTGGTCAACCCACGGGGCAGAGTACCTCAACGATTTGCTGCCCCTGCCCTACACACCGGCGACGTTGGCACGCGTTGCGAGTCATATTACACAGGTCCAGGAAACACTTGGCCGTCAGATGCTGCTGGAAAATCCTTCCAGTTACCTCTCGTTTGCCGAAAGCACACTGCCCGAGGCAGAGTTTCTCGGCGCGCTGGTGCACAAGACCGGCTGTGGCCTCTTGCTGGATGTGAACAACGTCTTTATCTCGGCGACTAACCTCGGTCTCAGCCCACATGCCTATATCGACGCCTACCCGCTTGATGCTGTGGGCGAGATCCACGTGGGTGGACATGAGCAGGACTATGATGGCCACGGCGCACCATTGCTGATCGACAGCCATGGTGCGCCGGTTGTGGACGCGGTGTGGTCTTTGCTCGATTACACCCTCGAGCGATCCGGCCCCAGACCAGTTCTGGTAGAATGGGACAGCGATGTGCCCGAGTGGCCAGTCCTGCGTGACGAGGCCGCGCGTGCGGCTACACTCCTATCCTCCTTGCAGACAGACTGA
- a CDS encoding HvfC/BufC N-terminal domain-containing protein — translation MPVTQEQFRAALLDVAAPVPKGLLDACGAPAGSRYGVYRNNVTHSLVEAMKVAFPLARSLLGAQNFDSLMPVFVRANPPKSPMLMHYGVDFPAFLEGFPPLKKLGYLGDVARLDLAFRASYHAADAMPFDATVLQQAPEVLTNLRLHLAPSTILIRSRWPLFDLWRRATDADAPQPRNEGQAVLVTRPEYDPALNILSPGAATWLIALGSLPVGEAVEAAVAAAPEFDFAAALTLALQSHAFHTPEKDHS, via the coding sequence ATGCCGGTCACCCAAGAACAGTTCCGCGCGGCATTGCTTGATGTTGCCGCCCCTGTACCCAAGGGTTTGCTTGACGCGTGCGGCGCGCCAGCCGGTAGCCGTTATGGCGTTTACCGCAACAATGTTACCCATTCGCTGGTCGAAGCAATGAAGGTTGCATTTCCGCTAGCACGTAGTCTGCTCGGTGCACAAAATTTTGATAGCCTGATGCCAGTATTTGTACGTGCGAACCCGCCGAAATCACCCATGCTGATGCATTACGGCGTTGATTTCCCTGCTTTCCTTGAAGGCTTTCCACCTTTGAAAAAGTTGGGCTATCTCGGGGATGTGGCCCGCCTTGATCTGGCATTCCGCGCATCTTACCATGCCGCGGATGCAATGCCCTTTGATGCGACTGTCCTGCAACAAGCGCCGGAGGTCCTCACCAACCTGCGCCTGCATTTGGCACCCTCAACGATACTGATCCGTTCCCGATGGCCGCTTTTCGATTTGTGGCGGCGTGCCACGGATGCGGATGCGCCACAGCCTCGAAATGAGGGTCAGGCTGTTTTGGTGACCCGGCCTGAATATGATCCAGCTCTTAATATTTTGTCGCCAGGCGCGGCAACATGGCTCATCGCTCTGGGCAGCCTTCCTGTGGGCGAAGCTGTGGAGGCAGCAGTTGCGGCTGCACCTGAATTTGATTTTGCCGCAGCACTCACCCTCGCACTCCAATCACATGCATTCCACACACCCGAGAAGGACCATTCATGA
- a CDS encoding DoxX family protein, whose translation MNKPLILYRSLTSWLEQADWLLPSVARFLFAAILLMYFWVSGLTKLGEGFLGLFSPSTGAYAQIFPRVIEAVGYDTDQMALWQKFVVLAGTWAEFILPALIVIGLLTRLAALGMIGFLALQTLTDLYGHGGWGDPQVVGAWFDRFADGIILDQRALWIFLLLVIIVKGAGPLSFDRALGPRG comes from the coding sequence ATGAATAAACCCCTTATCCTCTATCGCTCCCTGACCAGCTGGCTTGAGCAAGCGGACTGGCTTCTGCCGAGCGTTGCGAGGTTTTTGTTTGCAGCAATCTTGTTGATGTACTTCTGGGTGTCGGGACTGACAAAGCTGGGTGAAGGGTTTTTAGGGCTGTTTTCACCCTCAACCGGCGCATATGCACAAATTTTTCCACGTGTGATCGAAGCGGTCGGATATGACACGGATCAAATGGCGCTGTGGCAAAAATTCGTTGTACTTGCAGGCACGTGGGCCGAATTTATTCTGCCTGCGCTGATCGTTATCGGCCTTCTGACCCGTTTGGCGGCACTCGGCATGATCGGTTTTCTGGCGCTTCAAACACTTACCGACCTTTACGGCCATGGCGGGTGGGGTGACCCGCAGGTAGTGGGCGCCTGGTTTGACCGCTTTGCCGATGGCATCATCCTAGATCAGCGCGCGCTTTGGATTTTTCTACTGCTTGTCATTATTGTTAAAGGGGCCGGACCCCTTTCATTCGACCGCGCACTGGGTCCGCGCGGCTAG
- a CDS encoding ArsC/Spx/MgsR family protein: protein MEIFGLKNCDTCRKALKALPGAQLRDVRDDGVPDAVMAQAYAAFGDRLLNTRSTTWRGLDEAARKSAPLDLIAAYPSVMKRPLIKADETLFLGWSTETEAALKAAG, encoded by the coding sequence ATTGAAATATTTGGTCTCAAAAACTGCGATACCTGCCGTAAGGCGCTCAAAGCGCTGCCGGGTGCGCAATTGCGCGACGTGCGCGATGACGGGGTGCCAGATGCGGTGATGGCGCAGGCCTATGCGGCGTTTGGCGATCGCCTGTTGAATACGCGCTCGACAACATGGCGTGGACTGGACGAGGCTGCGCGCAAATCGGCCCCTCTTGATCTGATTGCAGCGTATCCTTCGGTGATGAAACGCCCGCTGATAAAGGCGGACGAGACGCTGTTTTTGGGGTGGTCTACCGAAACCGAAGCCGCGTTAAAAGCAGCAGGCTAG
- a CDS encoding cold-shock protein: MPTGTVKWFNTTKGFGFIAPEGGGSDVFVHISAVERSGLTGLADDQKVSFEMAEGRDGRQMASDITLL; the protein is encoded by the coding sequence ATGCCAACAGGTACAGTAAAGTGGTTTAACACAACAAAAGGTTTCGGATTTATTGCACCCGAAGGCGGCGGATCGGATGTGTTTGTGCATATCTCCGCTGTCGAGCGATCAGGTCTGACCGGACTTGCCGACGACCAAAAAGTGAGCTTCGAGATGGCAGAGGGGCGTGACGGACGCCAGATGGCATCGGACATCACTCTCCTGTGA
- a CDS encoding REP-associated tyrosine transposase — MPNYIRPRRPGACIFLTITLAQRGSSTLVERIAILRQAVRATMETRPFRVDAWVVLPDHMHCVWTLPEGDAEYSQRVQSIKARFSRQLPMGQRRASHIARREKGIWQRRFWEHHIRDAADFENHIAYCWHNPVKHGYVDDVSDWPYSSWHRDHGRKQSEA, encoded by the coding sequence ATGCCGAACTATATCCGACCCCGTCGCCCCGGCGCGTGTATTTTTCTTACCATCACTCTGGCGCAACGTGGGTCATCGACCCTTGTGGAGCGGATAGCGATTTTGCGCCAAGCGGTGCGCGCGACGATGGAAACAAGGCCCTTCAGAGTTGATGCTTGGGTTGTGTTGCCTGATCACATGCATTGCGTTTGGACGCTGCCGGAAGGAGACGCGGAATACAGTCAGCGGGTGCAATCGATCAAAGCGCGCTTTTCGCGTCAATTACCGATGGGACAGCGGAGGGCCAGCCATATTGCGCGGCGCGAGAAGGGAATTTGGCAGCGCAGATTTTGGGAGCACCATATACGCGATGCCGCCGATTTCGAGAACCACATCGCGTATTGTTGGCACAATCCGGTGAAACACGGGTACGTCGATGATGTCAGTGATTGGCCATATTCGTCATGGCACCGCGATCATGGGCGCAAACAGAGTGAAGCGTAG
- a CDS encoding DUF4238 domain-containing protein, whose translation MKKPKIPKNHHYVPQALLRNFCFEGEAVWYHYKNGKKTAPIRRNVEGIFSDYHYYTIEEDGKKSAHVETGFYQKVDDLFARIDQEAKNIFDSGSIPHFSGDSLNSLYHIFSIFAKRTKDFIGNLEGNQLVRLTDDLDEEASTALRLFLSQKSDEEKEQMVKNARIRAQAPESKKVLAGLDGHKAAWATAPVNKQFILGSYPIIRLDDGVKNRLGSLEVELWIPMSPHRMLGLVHPDKAQSKRPILLSPAKVREISEYIFRNSTELASANFDLLASLMKRRS comes from the coding sequence GTGAAGAAACCAAAGATACCCAAAAACCATCACTACGTGCCACAAGCGCTCCTTAGAAATTTCTGTTTTGAAGGTGAGGCCGTTTGGTATCACTATAAAAACGGAAAAAAGACTGCGCCAATACGAAGAAATGTTGAGGGAATATTCTCTGATTATCACTATTATACAATCGAAGAGGATGGAAAGAAGTCCGCGCACGTCGAAACAGGCTTTTATCAAAAAGTGGACGACCTTTTTGCTAGGATAGATCAAGAAGCAAAGAATATCTTTGATAGTGGCTCAATACCTCATTTTTCAGGCGATAGCCTCAATTCACTTTACCATATTTTTAGTATTTTTGCGAAGCGGACCAAAGACTTCATTGGCAACCTAGAAGGCAATCAGCTTGTGCGCCTTACCGACGATCTTGATGAGGAAGCGTCGACAGCGCTTCGACTGTTTTTGTCGCAGAAAAGCGATGAAGAAAAAGAGCAAATGGTGAAAAATGCTCGTATTAGGGCACAAGCACCTGAATCTAAAAAAGTTCTTGCTGGCTTAGATGGGCATAAGGCAGCATGGGCAACGGCACCTGTCAACAAGCAGTTTATTCTTGGCAGTTATCCAATTATCCGGCTCGATGATGGCGTAAAAAATAGGCTCGGTAGCCTAGAGGTTGAGCTATGGATTCCTATGTCACCGCATAGGATGCTGGGATTGGTACATCCTGACAAAGCTCAATCAAAAAGGCCGATATTGCTTTCCCCTGCGAAAGTTCGGGAAATAAGCGAATACATCTTTCGTAATAGTACGGAGCTGGCTAGCGCAAACTTTGATTTACTCGCTTCCTTAATGAAGCGGAGATCTTGA
- the thyX gene encoding FAD-dependent thymidylate synthase codes for MPISPEQQAEIDEQRSSPQPTLRAVSEGMESHLYTAYPVLDHGFIRVIDYMGNDEAICQAARVSYGKGTKSVQNDEGLIRYLMRHWHSTPFEMCEIKLHVKLPVFVARQWIRHRTANVNEYSARYSILDREFYIPEPSHINAQSVINNQGRGGVLEGAEAARVLEILKSDSNRAYDNYEAMIAETGPDGEPQDGLARELARMNLPANIYTQWYWKVDLHNLFHFLRLRADSHAQYEIRVYADAICKVVADWVPAAYGAFEDYRLGGATMSGKALDCVRRMLKGEEVTQETSGMSKGEWREFEGAIK; via the coding sequence ATGCCGATCAGCCCAGAGCAACAAGCCGAAATCGACGAGCAGCGGTCCAGCCCACAGCCCACCCTGCGCGCCGTCAGCGAAGGGATGGAGAGCCATCTCTATACCGCGTACCCCGTTCTCGATCACGGCTTTATCCGCGTCATTGATTACATGGGCAACGACGAGGCGATCTGTCAGGCCGCACGTGTGTCTTACGGAAAAGGCACCAAATCCGTCCAGAACGACGAGGGGCTGATCCGCTACCTCATGCGCCACTGGCACTCGACCCCTTTCGAGATGTGCGAGATCAAACTCCACGTTAAACTGCCCGTCTTTGTTGCGCGCCAGTGGATCCGCCACCGCACCGCGAACGTCAATGAATACTCCGCCCGCTACTCCATTCTGGACCGCGAGTTCTATATCCCCGAGCCAAGCCACATCAACGCCCAATCCGTGATCAACAATCAGGGCAGGGGCGGCGTCCTTGAGGGGGCAGAAGCGGCACGCGTCTTGGAGATCCTGAAATCCGACTCCAACCGCGCCTACGATAACTACGAGGCCATGATCGCAGAGACCGGCCCCGACGGAGAGCCTCAAGACGGCCTCGCACGAGAATTGGCCCGCATGAACCTCCCCGCCAACATCTACACCCAATGGTATTGGAAAGTGGACCTGCACAACCTCTTCCACTTCCTCCGCCTGCGCGCCGACAGCCACGCCCAATACGAAATCCGCGTCTACGCCGACGCAATCTGCAAAGTCGTCGCCGACTGGGTGCCAGCGGCTTATGGAGCGTTTGAGGACTACCGCCTAGGTGGAGCCACGATGTCAGGCAAGGCGCTGGATTGTGTGCGCCGGATGTTGAAGGGCGAGGAGGTCACTCAGGAAACTTCGGGCATGAGTAAAGGAGAGTGGCGGGAGTTTGAGGGGGCTATTAAGTGA
- a CDS encoding tetratricopeptide repeat protein, with translation MQRPLRAQLTMAILTGVAIFAVAGQPSAQQSAEGDVTITLDEARIVAAKALRDGAPQLAEQLARGLLLADAKSSYAHLVLATAQTNMGQTAQARKSAAKSYRYANTKPEKFQAAELAAKLAYAESRPTQAQLWLRRAAHNADNEQIEEQLGRDFQRVRAENPLSFSIRGALRPSSNVNNGADTALQIIEGVPLTGSLSGSAQALSGTVASADAVLGYRLRGTKASRTDISARLFVGRVALSSDAKALSPTSSNSDFASTYGALTLSHSFAVGAQGGSAKLSASAGQFWSGGDRYYDFTRLDAARVWRLDAANRLQISASVENRDIVNSATNDAVAIGLNAELTHTRPGGDTLGFAFNVLETSSDSVNSDSTALSLSARYTFADRIGPAQVSTGIVVGTTDYDRYFAAPIFLANGRQDHSAFADLNLFFPDIDYAGFAPTLALKAGRKTSNISRFETREFSLSVGIASKF, from the coding sequence GTGCAGCGCCCTTTACGCGCGCAACTGACCATGGCGATCCTGACAGGGGTCGCCATTTTTGCAGTCGCGGGCCAACCGTCGGCACAGCAAAGCGCGGAAGGCGATGTTACGATCACACTCGACGAGGCGCGGATCGTGGCGGCCAAGGCACTGCGCGATGGCGCGCCACAACTGGCAGAGCAACTCGCGCGGGGTTTGTTGCTGGCCGATGCAAAATCATCCTATGCCCATCTGGTGCTTGCCACGGCACAGACAAACATGGGCCAGACTGCGCAGGCCCGCAAATCGGCGGCAAAATCCTACCGCTATGCAAACACCAAGCCGGAGAAGTTTCAGGCGGCCGAACTTGCCGCCAAGCTGGCCTATGCTGAAAGTCGCCCCACGCAGGCACAATTGTGGCTGCGGCGTGCGGCACACAACGCGGATAATGAACAGATCGAGGAACAATTGGGCCGCGACTTCCAGCGGGTCCGCGCCGAGAACCCGTTGTCTTTTTCGATCCGCGGCGCCCTGCGCCCGTCGAGCAATGTTAACAACGGCGCTGATACCGCCCTCCAGATCATCGAAGGTGTGCCGCTCACAGGCAGTCTGAGCGGCTCTGCTCAGGCGTTAAGCGGGACAGTCGCGAGTGCTGATGCCGTCCTCGGCTACCGGTTGCGTGGCACAAAAGCCAGCCGGACCGATATTTCGGCGCGCCTTTTTGTGGGCCGTGTCGCGTTGAGTAGCGATGCAAAAGCGCTGTCCCCCACCTCCTCCAACAGTGACTTCGCCTCGACCTATGGCGCGCTGACCCTCAGCCACAGCTTTGCAGTGGGGGCGCAGGGCGGCAGTGCAAAGCTGTCGGCCAGCGCCGGACAGTTCTGGAGCGGCGGCGACCGCTATTACGATTTTACACGGCTGGATGCCGCGCGGGTTTGGCGGCTGGATGCAGCAAACAGGTTGCAAATTTCAGCCTCGGTCGAGAACCGCGACATCGTGAACTCCGCTACGAATGACGCTGTGGCAATCGGCCTCAACGCCGAGCTGACGCACACAAGGCCCGGGGGCGACACACTTGGATTCGCGTTCAACGTACTCGAGACCAGCAGCGACTCGGTGAATTCGGATTCGACCGCTCTGTCGCTCAGCGCACGCTACACATTTGCCGACCGGATCGGACCGGCACAGGTGTCCACAGGTATCGTAGTGGGAACAACCGATTATGACCGGTACTTTGCCGCACCCATATTCCTGGCCAACGGTAGACAGGACCATTCCGCGTTTGCAGATCTGAACCTGTTCTTCCCCGATATCGACTATGCCGGATTTGCGCCCACTCTCGCGCTCAAGGCGGGGCGCAAGACCTCCAACATAAGCCGCTTCGAGACACGTGAATTTTCCTTGAGTGTCGGGATCGCATCAAAATTCTGA
- a CDS encoding VOC family protein: MPIKYLHTMVRVKDLDASIAFYKLLGLVERRRMENEGGRFTLVFLCPPSMDDGHADVELTYNWDGDDGLPSDSRHFGHLAYTVENIYETCQHLMDNGVTINRPPHDGRMAFVRSPDNISVELLQEGDALEPAEPWTSKGNTGSW, encoded by the coding sequence ATGCCGATCAAATACCTGCACACAATGGTGCGCGTCAAAGACCTCGATGCGTCAATCGCATTCTATAAACTGCTCGGCCTCGTCGAGCGTCGCCGCATGGAAAACGAGGGCGGGCGATTTACGCTGGTGTTCTTGTGCCCCCCCAGCATGGATGACGGCCACGCCGATGTCGAGCTGACCTATAATTGGGACGGCGATGACGGCCTGCCCTCCGACAGCCGCCATTTCGGGCATCTGGCCTACACGGTCGAGAATATCTACGAGACCTGTCAGCATCTTATGGACAACGGCGTGACCATAAACCGCCCTCCTCACGACGGGCGAATGGCGTTCGTACGCTCTCCCGACAACATTTCCGTCGAATTGTTGCAGGAAGGTGATGCGCTGGAACCGGCAGAACCATGGACCTCAAAGGGCAATACCGGCAGTTGGTAG
- a CDS encoding DUF1194 domain-containing protein, with product MDLKGQYRQLVARRHLICAVFGVWAGLALATLPAHAAQCRLALALAIDVSSSVDAVEDTLQRNGVVAALTAPEVEQAFFASDLPVALAVYEWSGRYNQEMILDWVIIDDRSALIRAAETVAKSRRSHNDFPTAMGYALGFGANLLARSPDCLRKTLDMAGDGQSNEGFPPASAYREFPFQDVTVNGLVVNAADFEGEVGLIAFYRGEVLHGPGAFLIIADGFEDYERAMRRKLERELAPPAIGLLENLQKEDAG from the coding sequence ATGGACCTCAAAGGGCAATACCGGCAGTTGGTAGCCCGGCGGCATCTGATCTGCGCAGTTTTCGGGGTCTGGGCGGGGCTGGCACTGGCCACCCTGCCCGCCCATGCGGCACAGTGCCGTCTGGCCCTTGCGTTGGCGATTGATGTATCCAGCTCTGTCGATGCAGTCGAAGACACACTACAGCGCAACGGCGTGGTTGCCGCGCTGACTGCACCCGAGGTCGAGCAGGCATTTTTTGCCTCCGACCTCCCCGTCGCGCTGGCAGTTTACGAATGGTCGGGGCGCTATAATCAGGAGATGATACTGGACTGGGTCATCATCGATGACCGTAGCGCATTGATCCGCGCCGCAGAAACTGTCGCTAAATCCAGACGGAGCCACAACGACTTTCCGACAGCAATGGGATACGCTTTGGGTTTTGGTGCCAATTTGTTGGCGCGCAGCCCCGACTGCCTGCGCAAAACGCTTGATATGGCAGGGGACGGACAAAGCAACGAGGGGTTTCCGCCAGCGAGTGCCTATCGGGAATTTCCTTTTCAGGACGTCACTGTGAACGGTTTGGTGGTAAACGCTGCCGATTTCGAAGGCGAGGTAGGGCTGATTGCCTTCTATCGCGGCGAAGTTTTGCATGGGCCGGGCGCATTTCTTATCATCGCGGACGGATTTGAGGACTATGAGCGTGCGATGCGGCGCAAGCTGGAGCGCGAACTGGCTCCGCCCGCAATTGGATTGCTGGAAAATTTACAGAAAGAGGATGCGGGGTGA
- a CDS encoding DUF1194 domain-containing protein translates to MKAAALAAVLALCAAPALAQEACRQALVLALDVSGSVDAREYRLQIGGLAQALGSPAVRAALMEQPETPVELLVFEWSGPQDQMTLLPWTRIDSAEALDTVIAQLALTERRAEATPGTALGVAMAHGAYLLAQRSGCWRKTLDISGDGKSNLGPRPRTTKPRLEGAGITINGLVIGADNPASGDAHQREIGELSAYFAAEVILGADAFVEVALGFEGYAEAMERKLLRELDTLTLSMR, encoded by the coding sequence GTGAAGGCCGCCGCTCTCGCAGCCGTGCTCGCCCTGTGTGCGGCTCCGGCGCTGGCGCAGGAGGCTTGCCGTCAGGCATTGGTATTGGCGCTGGATGTTTCAGGGTCAGTCGATGCGCGCGAATACCGGCTTCAAATTGGCGGATTGGCGCAGGCCCTTGGCAGCCCGGCAGTGCGCGCCGCCCTGATGGAGCAGCCGGAAACACCCGTTGAACTGCTGGTATTTGAATGGAGTGGCCCGCAGGACCAGATGACCCTGTTGCCATGGACGCGGATAGACAGTGCTGAAGCCCTTGATACCGTGATTGCACAACTCGCCCTGACAGAGCGCAGGGCAGAGGCAACTCCCGGTACTGCCCTTGGCGTGGCAATGGCGCATGGCGCATATCTGTTGGCCCAGCGCAGTGGATGCTGGCGTAAGACCCTTGATATTTCCGGCGACGGCAAAAGCAACCTCGGCCCCCGCCCGCGCACCACCAAACCACGGCTGGAAGGGGCCGGAATTACGATCAACGGCCTTGTCATTGGGGCGGACAATCCGGCATCAGGGGATGCACACCAACGCGAAATTGGCGAGTTATCGGCTTATTTCGCCGCCGAAGTCATCCTTGGCGCGGATGCTTTTGTAGAGGTTGCTCTGGGCTTCGAAGGCTACGCGGAAGCGATGGAGCGGAAGTTGTTGCGCGAACTGGACACACTCACACTCTCCATGCGTTAG